In the Gossypium raimondii isolate GPD5lz chromosome 9, ASM2569854v1, whole genome shotgun sequence genome, one interval contains:
- the LOC105798960 gene encoding secretory carrier-associated membrane protein 3: MAAHHDKNPFHNEEDDQVNPFSNPSQYSHSRLSALPHEPANFDYGHRHPAIDVALDKEMNLQHKERELKTKEAEIRKREEEVKKKEEALARAGVFLDIKNWPPFFPIIHHDIANEIPDYLHRVQYVAFATLLGMILCLVWNVISVSAASLKGRGIVIWFLAVIYLIVGVPGAYFLWYRPLYRACRKDSAFRFGWFFIFYMVHICFCIFAAVAPPIFRQGFSLPGILSALDAMSQSAILGILYFIGFGLFSAEALLSIWVFQRVYRFFRGTGKAAEAKSQAARGRAMAAAS, encoded by the exons ATGGCTGCTCACCACGATAAGAACCCTTTTCACAACGAAGAAGATGATCAAGTCAATCCTTTTTCA AACCCTTCACAGTATTCACACTCAAGGCTTTCGGCATTACCTCATGAACCAGCCAACTTTGATTATGGTCATCGGCATCCAGCCATTGACGTTGCTCTTGATAAAGAAATG AATTTACAGCATAAAGAGAGAGAACTTAAAACCAAGGAAGCTGAAATCAGAAAGAGAGAGGAG gaagttaaaaagaaagaagaagctCTTGCAAGAG CTGGAGTTTTTCTGGATATCAAAAATTGGCCACCATTTTTCCCAATCATACACCATGATATTGCAAATGAAATACCCGATTATCTACACCGTGTGCAATATGTAGCTTTCGCCACTTTATTAG GAATGATCCTTTGCCTTGTCTGGAATGTCATATCTGTTTCTGCTGCAAGCCTCAAAGGGAGAG GAATTGTAATCTGGTTCCTTGCCGTCATCTACTTAATAGTTGGGGTACCAGGAGCCTATTTTTTGTGGTACCGTCCACTATATCGCGCTTGCAG GAAAGACAGTGCATTTAGATTTGgatggtttttcatattttatatg GTACATATATGCTTCTGCATCTTTGCTGCTGTTGCTCCGCCTATATTCCGTCAAGGGTTTTCGTTACC GGGAATACTGAGTGCATTGGATGCTATGAGCCAAAGTGCTATTCTTGGG ATCTTGTACTTTATCGGGTTCGGATTATTCAGTGCCGAGGCGCTGTTAAGCATCTGGGTCTTTCAG AGAGTGTACAGGTTTTTCCGGGGAACCGGTAAGGCTGCAGAGGCAAAGAGCCAAGCTGCAAGAGGGAGAGCAATGGCTGCAGCAAGTTAA
- the LOC105798961 gene encoding katanin p80 WD40 repeat-containing subunit B1 homolog KTN80.1 isoform X1, whose product MAKRGYKLQEIVAHTANVNCLSIGKKTCKLLITGGDDHKVYVWAIGKTTSLMSLCGHSSPVESLVFDSEEVSVLAGASTGAIKLWDLEETKMVRGFTGHRSNCTAMDFHPFGEFFASGSMDRSLKIWDIRKKGCIHTYKSHTRGISSIRFSPDGRWVVSGGFDNVVKVWDLTAGKLLNEFKFHEGHIRSINFHPLEFLLATGSADRTVKFWDLETFELIGSSKPEAKGARSVTFHPDGKTLFCGSDDGFKVYSWEPIVCHNSADMGWSTLGDLCINKGKLLGCSYYRNSVGVWIADIAHIVPYGQKDHMEKAGNFMRSTLGSRPLSPDYETKEIKNIYVDTAGGYPVVMQKDVSLKSPKPVLPLDANEKNQAAENQSPGAGLNIKSNGQSGDKSVTKPSVVLQDVDKDYTNTGEESITFSGTKSGMLLKPGHVRRLSFNNFEVEKLSAAVEPGTHSDMKTGLDSAIDLDSETRTSPNQDILAVVPGTTRSLVERFERQEKLNSGRDLASDNGNCAGNRSSRMESTCSSKGSITGDQISSHASSGIVTAISIKESTSASDGIILRNQFSQREATSATMTGNHIPLRGLNSSNDENVSIIESQIPKGEPSSATDGSITDNLMQTHDIFVSTLRSRLTKLQVVRLFWVKNDIKGAIDALRKLPDHSVQVDSISVFMQKMEILTLDLFSGLLPVLTGLLDSKIERHVIVSLEMLLKLVAVFGPVIRLTALAPRSVSVDLHGEQRRECCNQCSMQLEKIHKLLPLLQRRGGTIARCAHELNLVLQE is encoded by the exons ATGGCGAAGCGTGGATATAAGCTGC AGGAAATTGTGGCTCATACGGCAAATGTGAATTGTTTAAGTATAGGAAAGAAGACATGTAAACTTCTTATTACAGGTGGAGATGATCATAAAGTATATGTTTGGGCAATTGGGAAAACCACTTCTTTAATg AGTCTTTGTGGTCATTCTAGTCCGGTTGAATCGCTAGTTTTCGATTCCGAGGAAGTTTCGGTGCTTGCTGGAGCATCTACGGGTGCGATAAAGCTTTGGGATCTCGAAGAAACTAAGA TGGTTCGTGGATTTACCGGACACAGATCTAATTGCACGGCCATGGATTTCCATCCATTTGGTGAGTTCTTTGCTTCTGGTTCCATGGACAGAAGTCTAAAGATATGGGATATTAGAAAAAAGGggtgcatacatacatacaagaGCCATACTCGAGGCATTAGTTCGATTAGATTCTCTCCTGATGGCCGCTGGGTAGTTTCGGGTGGATTCGATAATGTTGTAAAG GTGTGGGATCTAACTGCTGGGAAACTCTTGAATGAGTTCAAGTTTCACGAAGGACATATTCGTTCCATCAACTTCCATCCTCTTGAGTTTCTCCTTGCCACAG GTTCAGCAGATAGAACAGTGAAATTCTGGGATTTAGAGACCTTTGAACTGATTGGATCTTCCAAACCTGAG GCTAAAGGGGCTCGGTCAGTTACCTTTCACCCTGATGGGAAAACCCTTTTCTGTGGATCAGATGATGGTTTTAAG GTTTACTCATGGGAGCCAATAGTTTGTCATAATTCTGCTGATATGGGATGGTCGACACTCGGTGACCTCTGCATAAATAAAGGCAAACTTTTGGGTTGTTCGTATTATCGAAATTCGGTCGGAGTTTGGATAGCAGATATAGCG CATATTGTGCCATATGGACAAAAAGATCATATGGAGAAAGCAGGGAATTTCATGAGGTCAACTTTGGGATCACGGCCCTTATCGCCTGATTACGAGACAAAGGAAATTAAGAACATCTATGTTGACA CTGCTGGTGGTTACCCCGTTGTTATGCAAAAAGATGTCTCTTTGAAATCTCCGAAACCGGTACTGCCATTGGATGCCAATGAAAAAAATCAGGCAGCAGAGAACCAGAGTCCTGGAGCAGGACTTAATATTAAATCCAATGGACAATCGGGTGACAAGTCTGTTACCAAGCCGAGTGTTGTTCTGCAGGATGTCGATAAAGACTATACGAATACCGGAGAAGAATCTATTACCTTTTCAGGGACAAAATCAGGCATGTTGCTCAAACCAGGTCATGTTAGAAGACTATCTTTCAACAATTTTGAGGTTGAAAAGCTGTCAGCTGCAGTTGAACCCGGAACTCATAGTGATATGAAAACTGGGTTAGATAGTGCAATTGATCTGGATTCTGAAACTAGGACATCCCCTAATCAAGATATTT TGGCGGTTGTTCCAGGGACAACGCGTAGTTTGGTTGAGAGGTTTGAACGACAAGAGAAATTGAATAGCGGTCGCGATCTTGCAAGTGATAATGGGAACTGTGCCGGAAATCGAAGTTCTAGAATGGAATCAACTTGTAGCTCTAAGGGTAGCATTACTGGAGATCAAATTTCTAGCCATGCATCTAGTGGCATCGTTACTGCCATTTCTATAAAGGAATCAACATCTGCTTCGGATGGTATCATTTTGAgaaatcaattttctcaaagGGAAGCAACCTCTGCTACAATGACTGGAAATCACATTCCTTTGAGAGGATTGAATTCTTCTAATGATGAGAATGTCAGTATTATTGAAAGCCAAATTCCAAAGGGTGAACCAAGCTCTGCTACCGATGGAAGCATAACTGATAACCTGATGCAAACACACGACATATTCGTAAGCACTCTCCGGTCACGCTTGACAAAGTTACAG GTCGTGCGGCTTTTTTGGGTAAAGAATGATATCAAAGGTGCAATCGATGCCTTACGGAAGCTGCCAGACCATTCT GTGCAAGTAGATTCGATCAGTGTTTTCATGCAAAAAATGGAGATTCTCACCTTAGATCTGTTCTCTGGCCTACTTCCGGTGCTTACCGGCTTATTAGATAGCAAAATCGAAAG GCACGTAATTGTCTCGTTGGAGATGCTCCTGAAGCTTGTAGCAGTTTTTGGTCCTGTGATACGCTTAACTGCTTTGGCTCCACGCAGTGTCAGTGTTGATCTTCACGGCGAGCAAAG GCGAGAATGCTGCAACCAATGTTCCATGCAACTGGAGAAGATTCACAAACTTCTCCCACTGCTCCAAAG GAGAGGTGGTACCATAGCTCGATGTGCACACGAACTGAATCTAGTTCTTCAAGAATGA
- the LOC105798961 gene encoding katanin p80 WD40 repeat-containing subunit B1 homolog KTN80.1 isoform X2: MDFHPFGEFFASGSMDRSLKIWDIRKKGCIHTYKSHTRGISSIRFSPDGRWVVSGGFDNVVKVWDLTAGKLLNEFKFHEGHIRSINFHPLEFLLATGSADRTVKFWDLETFELIGSSKPEAKGARSVTFHPDGKTLFCGSDDGFKVYSWEPIVCHNSADMGWSTLGDLCINKGKLLGCSYYRNSVGVWIADIAHIVPYGQKDHMEKAGNFMRSTLGSRPLSPDYETKEIKNIYVDTAGGYPVVMQKDVSLKSPKPVLPLDANEKNQAAENQSPGAGLNIKSNGQSGDKSVTKPSVVLQDVDKDYTNTGEESITFSGTKSGMLLKPGHVRRLSFNNFEVEKLSAAVEPGTHSDMKTGLDSAIDLDSETRTSPNQDILAVVPGTTRSLVERFERQEKLNSGRDLASDNGNCAGNRSSRMESTCSSKGSITGDQISSHASSGIVTAISIKESTSASDGIILRNQFSQREATSATMTGNHIPLRGLNSSNDENVSIIESQIPKGEPSSATDGSITDNLMQTHDIFVSTLRSRLTKLQVVRLFWVKNDIKGAIDALRKLPDHSVQVDSISVFMQKMEILTLDLFSGLLPVLTGLLDSKIERHVIVSLEMLLKLVAVFGPVIRLTALAPRSVSVDLHGEQRRECCNQCSMQLEKIHKLLPLLQRRGGTIARCAHELNLVLQE; encoded by the exons ATGGATTTCCATCCATTTGGTGAGTTCTTTGCTTCTGGTTCCATGGACAGAAGTCTAAAGATATGGGATATTAGAAAAAAGGggtgcatacatacatacaagaGCCATACTCGAGGCATTAGTTCGATTAGATTCTCTCCTGATGGCCGCTGGGTAGTTTCGGGTGGATTCGATAATGTTGTAAAG GTGTGGGATCTAACTGCTGGGAAACTCTTGAATGAGTTCAAGTTTCACGAAGGACATATTCGTTCCATCAACTTCCATCCTCTTGAGTTTCTCCTTGCCACAG GTTCAGCAGATAGAACAGTGAAATTCTGGGATTTAGAGACCTTTGAACTGATTGGATCTTCCAAACCTGAG GCTAAAGGGGCTCGGTCAGTTACCTTTCACCCTGATGGGAAAACCCTTTTCTGTGGATCAGATGATGGTTTTAAG GTTTACTCATGGGAGCCAATAGTTTGTCATAATTCTGCTGATATGGGATGGTCGACACTCGGTGACCTCTGCATAAATAAAGGCAAACTTTTGGGTTGTTCGTATTATCGAAATTCGGTCGGAGTTTGGATAGCAGATATAGCG CATATTGTGCCATATGGACAAAAAGATCATATGGAGAAAGCAGGGAATTTCATGAGGTCAACTTTGGGATCACGGCCCTTATCGCCTGATTACGAGACAAAGGAAATTAAGAACATCTATGTTGACA CTGCTGGTGGTTACCCCGTTGTTATGCAAAAAGATGTCTCTTTGAAATCTCCGAAACCGGTACTGCCATTGGATGCCAATGAAAAAAATCAGGCAGCAGAGAACCAGAGTCCTGGAGCAGGACTTAATATTAAATCCAATGGACAATCGGGTGACAAGTCTGTTACCAAGCCGAGTGTTGTTCTGCAGGATGTCGATAAAGACTATACGAATACCGGAGAAGAATCTATTACCTTTTCAGGGACAAAATCAGGCATGTTGCTCAAACCAGGTCATGTTAGAAGACTATCTTTCAACAATTTTGAGGTTGAAAAGCTGTCAGCTGCAGTTGAACCCGGAACTCATAGTGATATGAAAACTGGGTTAGATAGTGCAATTGATCTGGATTCTGAAACTAGGACATCCCCTAATCAAGATATTT TGGCGGTTGTTCCAGGGACAACGCGTAGTTTGGTTGAGAGGTTTGAACGACAAGAGAAATTGAATAGCGGTCGCGATCTTGCAAGTGATAATGGGAACTGTGCCGGAAATCGAAGTTCTAGAATGGAATCAACTTGTAGCTCTAAGGGTAGCATTACTGGAGATCAAATTTCTAGCCATGCATCTAGTGGCATCGTTACTGCCATTTCTATAAAGGAATCAACATCTGCTTCGGATGGTATCATTTTGAgaaatcaattttctcaaagGGAAGCAACCTCTGCTACAATGACTGGAAATCACATTCCTTTGAGAGGATTGAATTCTTCTAATGATGAGAATGTCAGTATTATTGAAAGCCAAATTCCAAAGGGTGAACCAAGCTCTGCTACCGATGGAAGCATAACTGATAACCTGATGCAAACACACGACATATTCGTAAGCACTCTCCGGTCACGCTTGACAAAGTTACAG GTCGTGCGGCTTTTTTGGGTAAAGAATGATATCAAAGGTGCAATCGATGCCTTACGGAAGCTGCCAGACCATTCT GTGCAAGTAGATTCGATCAGTGTTTTCATGCAAAAAATGGAGATTCTCACCTTAGATCTGTTCTCTGGCCTACTTCCGGTGCTTACCGGCTTATTAGATAGCAAAATCGAAAG GCACGTAATTGTCTCGTTGGAGATGCTCCTGAAGCTTGTAGCAGTTTTTGGTCCTGTGATACGCTTAACTGCTTTGGCTCCACGCAGTGTCAGTGTTGATCTTCACGGCGAGCAAAG GCGAGAATGCTGCAACCAATGTTCCATGCAACTGGAGAAGATTCACAAACTTCTCCCACTGCTCCAAAG GAGAGGTGGTACCATAGCTCGATGTGCACACGAACTGAATCTAGTTCTTCAAGAATGA